A single region of the Pontibacter kalidii genome encodes:
- a CDS encoding START-like domain-containing protein, with protein MTKDTKLKFVREYPINASAKLLYPYLSTPGGLSQWFCDDAREDEDNVFNFIWDGKNHYAEMTGLRTNKSVRFLFLTDDKRHRPDGPYIDFHIESSELTQEQFLKIVDYSNEESEEELEELWDHLLQNLRELVGG; from the coding sequence ATGACGAAAGACACGAAGCTGAAATTTGTGCGCGAGTATCCGATCAACGCATCTGCCAAACTGCTGTACCCGTACTTGAGCACGCCGGGCGGCCTTTCGCAGTGGTTCTGCGACGACGCAAGGGAGGATGAGGACAACGTGTTTAACTTTATCTGGGACGGAAAAAACCACTACGCCGAGATGACCGGCCTCCGCACTAACAAGTCTGTGCGCTTCCTGTTCCTGACTGACGATAAAAGGCATAGACCCGACGGGCCATACATTGATTTTCACATCGAGAGTAGCGAGCTGACGCAGGAGCAGTTCCTCAAAATCGTGGACTACTCCAACGAGGAGAGCGAGGAAGAGTTGGAGGAGCTATGGGATCATCTGTTGCAAAATCTGCGGGAATTAGTGGGAGGGTAG
- the rpsO gene encoding 30S ribosomal protein S15: protein MRLTTEAKQEIFEKHGFNKSKSDTGSPEAQIALFTTRIADLTGHLKTHKKDFSTRLGLLKLVGKRRRLLNYLQKNDIERYRAIISELGIRK from the coding sequence ATGAGATTAACCACTGAAGCGAAACAAGAGATTTTCGAAAAGCACGGTTTCAACAAGTCAAAATCTGATACAGGTTCTCCTGAGGCTCAGATAGCGCTGTTCACGACACGTATCGCGGACCTAACCGGGCACCTGAAAACGCACAAGAAAGACTTTAGCACACGTCTGGGTCTTTTGAAACTGGTTGGTAAAAGAAGAAGACTTCTGAATTACCTCCAGAAAAACGATATTGAAAGATACAGAGCTATTATTAGCGAGCTGGGTATCCGTAAATAA
- a CDS encoding NADP-dependent oxidoreductase — protein MRNKTILLASRPTGVPAQENFKFEEREVPELQEGQVLLKSLYVSVDPYMRGRMSDAKSYVAPYAVGEPISGGVVAEVVKSLNEQLPKGTVVLGNLPWQQYIVHSGKGLSHINPDIAPLSYYLGILGMPGLTAYFGLLHIGEPKPGETVVVSGAAGAVGTVVGQIAKLKGCRVVGVAGSDEKIAYLKDELGFDEAINYKTTQNMNQAMTKACPNGVDVYFDNVGGEISDAVYLALNKFARIAICGQIAYYNHTTLPSGMRVEPILLKKSALMKGFIVGDYAKDFPVAAKELADWVQEGKLQYQETITEGFDKIPEAFLGLFTGQNTGKQLVKVAEREV, from the coding sequence ATGAGAAATAAGACTATACTGCTGGCCAGTCGCCCGACGGGTGTGCCTGCTCAGGAAAATTTTAAGTTTGAGGAGCGCGAAGTGCCGGAGTTGCAGGAGGGGCAGGTGCTGCTCAAGTCGCTGTACGTGTCGGTGGACCCGTACATGCGCGGCCGCATGAGCGATGCAAAATCCTATGTGGCACCGTATGCCGTTGGCGAGCCGATTTCTGGGGGCGTGGTGGCTGAAGTAGTGAAAAGCCTGAACGAGCAACTTCCGAAAGGAACCGTGGTACTTGGCAACCTGCCTTGGCAGCAGTACATTGTCCACAGCGGCAAGGGCCTGAGTCACATCAACCCGGACATCGCTCCTTTAAGTTATTATTTAGGCATATTAGGGATGCCAGGCCTCACCGCTTACTTTGGCCTGCTGCATATCGGTGAGCCGAAGCCGGGCGAAACGGTGGTCGTATCGGGTGCGGCAGGCGCTGTGGGAACAGTAGTAGGCCAGATCGCGAAGCTGAAGGGCTGCCGGGTGGTAGGCGTGGCCGGGTCGGATGAGAAAATCGCTTACCTGAAGGATGAACTGGGTTTTGATGAGGCCATCAACTACAAAACCACCCAAAACATGAACCAGGCCATGACGAAGGCTTGTCCGAATGGGGTGGATGTGTACTTTGATAACGTGGGCGGTGAGATATCGGATGCGGTTTACCTGGCGTTGAATAAATTTGCACGGATCGCCATCTGCGGCCAGATTGCCTACTATAACCATACGACATTGCCCAGCGGCATGCGCGTGGAGCCTATCCTACTGAAGAAAAGTGCCCTGATGAAAGGCTTTATTGTGGGGGATTATGCCAAAGACTTCCCGGTAGCTGCAAAGGAGCTGGCGGACTGGGTGCAGGAAGGCAAGTTGCAGTACCAGGAGACCATCACTGAGGGCTTCGACAAAATACCGGAAGCTTTCCTGGGCCTGTTTACCGGGCAAAACACGGGCAAGCAATTAGTAAAAGTAGCTGAGCGGGAAGTATAA
- a CDS encoding M23 family metallopeptidase has product MADLKNKSGLKVYYNKMAVLQFYLAKDVLREGSTANLLMQMSKNKALLTFVLFCFCLLCSASGAMAQNKVKDLFKVKTPKIQYVRPDTTILIKYEDFPDDDSDADQSIYFNPKKELSIVSEDTSELDLGEQHIVEMSEEVLVDSTWIRIAGYYAIWDTRNINPYRMDSRQLKDTVDIKLYDPENNREYKMPLEKTPITSRFGPRSGRWHYGTDIDLNTGDSIYAAFDGVVRINKWDGGGYGNYIVLRHYNGLETLYGHMSRTISKTGDYVKAGEVIGLGGSTGRSSGPHLHYEVRYQGNPLDPENIYDFPDYLLKGESYQITSAVFNYANRAKSSSSSGRRAAYHKVRSGDTLSGIAKRYGVSVSQLTRLNGISTRTTLRVGRSLRIR; this is encoded by the coding sequence ATGGCGGATTTAAAGAATAAATCAGGCCTGAAGGTGTATTACAATAAAATGGCTGTGCTGCAGTTTTATTTAGCGAAAGACGTGCTGCGGGAAGGCAGCACAGCCAACCTTTTGATGCAAATGTCAAAGAACAAAGCCCTCTTAACTTTTGTACTGTTTTGTTTCTGCCTGCTGTGCAGCGCCTCAGGCGCCATGGCCCAGAACAAGGTGAAAGACCTGTTTAAGGTAAAGACACCTAAGATACAGTATGTACGCCCCGATACAACGATCCTGATCAAGTATGAGGATTTTCCGGATGATGACTCCGATGCCGATCAGTCTATTTACTTCAACCCGAAGAAAGAGCTCTCCATTGTAAGCGAGGATACCTCGGAGCTTGACCTGGGCGAGCAGCACATTGTGGAGATGTCGGAAGAGGTATTAGTCGATTCCACCTGGATTCGGATTGCCGGCTACTATGCGATTTGGGATACCCGCAACATTAACCCATACCGCATGGATAGCCGCCAGCTGAAGGATACGGTGGACATCAAGCTGTACGACCCGGAGAATAACCGTGAATATAAAATGCCCCTGGAGAAAACCCCGATCACGAGCAGGTTCGGGCCTCGCAGCGGCCGCTGGCACTATGGCACGGACATCGACCTGAATACCGGCGACTCTATCTACGCGGCCTTCGATGGCGTGGTGCGGATAAACAAGTGGGATGGCGGCGGCTATGGAAATTACATCGTGTTGCGTCACTACAATGGCCTGGAAACCCTATACGGCCATATGAGCAGGACCATCTCCAAAACCGGCGATTATGTGAAGGCTGGCGAGGTGATCGGTTTGGGCGGAAGCACCGGCCGCAGCTCAGGGCCGCACCTGCACTACGAAGTACGCTACCAGGGCAACCCGCTGGACCCGGAGAATATCTACGATTTCCCGGATTACCTGCTGAAGGGCGAAAGCTACCAGATCACCTCGGCCGTGTTCAACTATGCGAACCGTGCCAAGAGTAGCAGTAGCAGCGGTCGCCGGGCAGCATACCATAAAGTGCGCAGCGGCGATACGCTCTCCGGAATTGCCAAGCGCTACGGTGTGTCTGTCAGCCAGCTAACGCGACTAAATGGCATTAGTACACGTACTACCCTACGCGTAGGGAGATCCCTGCGTATACGATAA
- the bshB1 gene encoding bacillithiol biosynthesis deacetylase BshB1, translating to MKLDILAFASHPDDIELGCAGTLIAHVEAGRKVGIVDLTVGELGTRGTPETRLKEGEDAASIMGVSVRENLGFADGFFQNDRQHQLKVIEMLRKYRPEIVIANAIHDRHPDHGRGAELVSEACFKSGLKMIDTQEADGTKQEAWRPKAVYHYIQDRLITPDFVVDVTPYWEKKMEAVRAFKSQFHNPDDTSPNTYISSPEFLEFITARAKELGHAIGVTYGEGFTKERHLGVRNMFDLL from the coding sequence ATGAAATTAGATATACTTGCCTTTGCCTCGCACCCTGATGACATTGAGCTAGGGTGTGCCGGCACGCTGATAGCGCACGTAGAAGCCGGCCGTAAGGTGGGGATCGTGGACCTGACGGTGGGGGAACTGGGCACACGCGGCACGCCGGAAACACGGTTAAAGGAAGGGGAGGACGCAGCCAGCATAATGGGGGTAAGCGTGCGCGAGAACCTCGGATTTGCCGACGGCTTTTTCCAGAACGACCGCCAGCATCAGCTGAAGGTGATCGAAATGCTGCGCAAGTACAGGCCTGAGATCGTGATTGCCAACGCCATCCATGACCGCCACCCCGACCACGGCAGGGGGGCAGAGCTGGTATCGGAAGCCTGTTTTAAATCCGGCTTAAAAATGATCGATACCCAGGAGGCGGACGGGACCAAGCAGGAAGCCTGGCGGCCGAAAGCTGTTTACCACTACATCCAGGACCGCCTGATCACGCCGGATTTTGTGGTGGACGTAACGCCTTATTGGGAGAAGAAAATGGAAGCTGTCCGCGCTTTTAAATCCCAGTTCCATAATCCGGACGACACCTCGCCAAACACGTACATCTCTTCCCCGGAGTTCCTGGAGTTCATCACCGCAAGAGCGAAGGAACTGGGCCATGCCATAGGGGTGACTTATGGGGAGGGTTTCACAAAGGAGCGCCACCTGGGCGTGAGAAATATGTTTGATCTGCTTTAA
- the trxB gene encoding thioredoxin-disulfide reductase — MEIEKVKCLIIGSGPAGYTAAIYASRAGLNPVLYQGLQPGGQLTITNDVENYPGYPDGVNGPQMMEDFKKQAERFGTDVRYGIATAVDFSSQPHKVIIDDQKTIEADAVIISTGASAKWLGMESESRLNGNGVSACAVCDGFFYRGQDVAIVGAGDTAAEEATYLSNLCSKVYMLIRRDEMRASTIMQERVKNTKNIEVLWNTVTDEILGDNTVEAVRVKNALTGELREIPVKGFFVAIGHQPNSGIFAEYLNLDENGYIRTIPGTSKTNIDGVFACGDVQDFTYRQAVTAAGSGCMAALDAERYLASKGLH; from the coding sequence ATGGAAATAGAAAAAGTAAAATGCCTTATCATCGGATCTGGCCCGGCTGGTTACACAGCGGCAATTTATGCCTCCAGAGCCGGTCTTAACCCTGTGCTATACCAAGGCTTGCAGCCCGGCGGCCAACTCACCATCACCAACGACGTGGAGAACTATCCCGGCTACCCGGACGGGGTGAACGGGCCGCAGATGATGGAGGACTTTAAAAAACAGGCAGAGCGTTTTGGCACCGATGTACGTTATGGTATTGCCACTGCCGTGGACTTTTCCTCGCAGCCGCACAAGGTGATCATTGACGATCAGAAGACGATAGAGGCAGATGCGGTGATCATTTCTACAGGTGCCTCTGCCAAATGGCTGGGCATGGAGTCGGAGTCGAGGCTGAATGGCAATGGTGTTTCTGCCTGCGCCGTGTGCGACGGTTTCTTCTACCGTGGCCAGGATGTGGCCATTGTGGGGGCAGGAGACACCGCGGCAGAGGAGGCTACTTACCTTTCCAACCTGTGCAGCAAAGTATACATGCTGATTCGCCGCGACGAGATGCGCGCCTCCACCATCATGCAGGAGCGCGTGAAGAACACGAAAAATATCGAGGTGCTCTGGAATACGGTAACGGATGAGATTCTGGGGGACAACACGGTGGAAGCGGTTCGCGTGAAGAACGCCCTTACGGGGGAGTTGCGCGAGATCCCTGTGAAAGGGTTCTTCGTGGCGATCGGGCACCAGCCGAACTCCGGCATTTTCGCAGAATACCTCAACCTGGATGAGAACGGCTACATCCGCACGATTCCAGGAACAAGCAAAACCAACATCGACGGCGTGTTTGCCTGCGGTGATGTGCAGGACTTCACGTACCGCCAGGCCGTAACGGCGGCTGGCTCAGGATGTATGGCTGCGCTGGATGCGGAGCGTTACCTGGCTTCCAAGGGGTTGCACTAA
- a CDS encoding alpha-amylase family glycosyl hydrolase yields the protein MKQDQKYLWWQSGIIYQIYPRSFQDTDNDGVGDLRGIISRLDYLKWLGVNAIWVSPIFPSPMADFGYDISDYQGVHPLFGTMNDFDRLLEEVHQRDMKLILDLVPNHTSNEHPWFLESRSSRDNPKRDWYLWQDAREDGSEPNNWLSVFGGSAWEWDEHTQQYYYHAFLKEQPDLNWRNPEVQQAMFDAMRFWLDKGVDGFRVDVMWHMIKDKNLRDNPTNPDYKAHQATYEQLIPAFSTDQPEVHHIVAKMREVTDAYDERVLIGEIYLPVHRLVTYYGHENSGTHLPFNFTLITMDWDARSISSHIDEYEGALPEGGWPNWVIGNHDQPRITSRIGQAQAKVAAMLLLTLRGTPTLYYGDELGMRDVPIPPDKIQDPQGLNMPDKDLSRDPARTPMQWDNSNNAGFTDGEPWLPLAENYTRINVKAQQDDAFSMLSYYRRLIRLRQQEPALCVGDYAPVVTSGPLVAYLRKSEGKKFLVVLNLSHKPCTLRQQHQNYRGNIVMSTDPEREGQKVGGNISLYGDEGILVELE from the coding sequence ATGAAGCAAGATCAAAAGTACCTTTGGTGGCAGTCAGGCATAATTTACCAGATATACCCCCGCTCCTTTCAGGACACGGACAACGATGGCGTAGGAGACCTGCGCGGCATCATCAGCCGGCTGGATTACCTCAAGTGGCTGGGTGTCAACGCCATCTGGGTATCGCCTATCTTCCCCTCGCCCATGGCAGACTTCGGGTACGACATCTCCGATTACCAGGGCGTCCACCCGCTGTTTGGCACCATGAATGATTTTGACAGGCTGCTAGAGGAAGTGCACCAGCGCGACATGAAACTTATACTTGACCTGGTGCCAAACCATACTTCCAATGAGCACCCCTGGTTCCTGGAGTCCCGCTCCTCCCGCGACAACCCGAAACGCGACTGGTACCTCTGGCAGGATGCCAGGGAGGATGGCTCGGAGCCGAACAATTGGCTCAGCGTGTTTGGCGGCAGTGCCTGGGAGTGGGACGAGCACACGCAGCAGTACTATTACCACGCCTTTTTGAAGGAGCAGCCCGACCTGAACTGGCGCAACCCCGAGGTGCAGCAGGCCATGTTCGATGCCATGCGCTTCTGGCTGGATAAAGGTGTGGATGGTTTCCGGGTGGATGTGATGTGGCACATGATCAAAGACAAGAACCTGCGCGACAACCCAACTAACCCGGACTATAAAGCACACCAGGCTACCTACGAGCAGCTGATACCAGCCTTCTCTACCGACCAGCCCGAAGTGCACCACATTGTGGCGAAGATGCGCGAGGTAACCGATGCCTACGATGAGCGCGTGCTGATCGGCGAAATTTACCTGCCTGTGCACCGGCTCGTAACCTATTATGGCCACGAGAACAGCGGCACGCATCTTCCCTTTAACTTCACGCTGATAACCATGGATTGGGATGCCCGCAGCATCAGCTCCCATATAGACGAATATGAAGGTGCCTTGCCGGAGGGAGGTTGGCCCAACTGGGTGATCGGCAACCACGACCAGCCCCGCATTACCAGCCGCATCGGGCAGGCGCAGGCAAAAGTGGCCGCCATGCTGCTGCTCACACTGCGCGGCACTCCTACTTTATATTATGGGGATGAGTTGGGCATGCGCGACGTACCCATCCCCCCGGACAAGATCCAGGACCCGCAGGGCCTAAACATGCCCGACAAGGACCTGAGTCGCGACCCTGCCCGCACGCCCATGCAGTGGGATAACAGCAACAACGCCGGCTTTACGGATGGGGAGCCGTGGCTGCCGCTGGCCGAGAACTACACGCGCATCAACGTGAAGGCACAGCAGGATGATGCGTTCTCCATGCTCTCCTATTACCGTAGACTGATACGGCTGCGCCAGCAAGAGCCCGCACTTTGCGTCGGCGACTATGCCCCGGTGGTAACGAGCGGCCCGCTGGTGGCCTACCTCCGTAAGAGCGAGGGCAAAAAATTCCTGGTGGTGCTAAACCTGAGCCACAAACCCTGCACCCTGCGGCAGCAGCACCAGAACTACCGAGGTAACATCGTGATGTCCACCGACCCGGAGCGCGAAGGCCAGAAAGTGGGGGGCAATATCAGCCTGTATGGCGATGAGGGCATCCTGGTGGAACTGGAGTAG
- the pnp gene encoding polyribonucleotide nucleotidyltransferase codes for MSYNAISKTIFLPDGREITIETGKLAKQADGSVVVKMGNTMLLAAVVSNKEAREGVDFLPLSVDYQEKFASSGKIPGGFLRREARLSDYEVLVSRLVDRVLRPLFPGDYHAETQMTIHLISADTEIMPDALAALAASAALAVSDIPFNGPISEVRVARIDGQLVINPSVSDLQRADIDMMVGASIDSVVMVEGEMNEVSEAEMLEAIQFAHEAIKTHCQAQLELAEMVGKTVKREYVHETHDEDLRKKVWEATYDKAYAVARRGSANKQERSEGFKAVRDEFIASLGEEHGYDENLIKVYYHDVEKEAVRNMILDERVRLDGRQLDEIRPIWSEVNYLPATHGSAVFTRGETQSLTTVTLGTKLDEQMIDSAMVSGTNKFLLHYNFPAFSTGEVRPNRGPGRREIGHGNLALRALKKVLPAEAENPYTIRIVSDILESNGSSSMATVCAGSLALMDAGVPVKAAVSGIAMGLITDAKTGKFAVLSDILGDEDHLGDMDFKVAGTKTGITACQMDIKIQGLSHEVMTQALQQANAGRLHILNEMSKTLSSPNPDYKPHTPRSFNMVIDKEFIGAVIGPGGKVIQQIQKDTGATIIIEEKNEKGHVNIFATDQDSMNSAIGKIRAITAQPEIGEVYIGKVKSIQPYGAFVEFMAGKDGLLHISEIKHERLEAMEGVLEIGEEVKVKLIDVDKKTGKFKLSRKALLPKPGAADNQ; via the coding sequence ATGTCCTACAACGCAATTAGTAAAACCATTTTTCTTCCGGACGGCCGGGAGATAACAATTGAAACTGGTAAGCTGGCCAAGCAGGCCGATGGTTCTGTAGTAGTGAAAATGGGTAACACCATGCTGCTGGCGGCTGTTGTTTCAAACAAAGAAGCCCGTGAAGGGGTTGACTTCCTGCCACTCTCTGTGGACTACCAGGAGAAATTCGCCTCTTCAGGCAAGATCCCGGGTGGCTTCCTGAGAAGAGAGGCCAGACTTTCTGACTATGAAGTATTGGTTTCGCGCCTGGTGGACCGCGTGCTGCGCCCGCTGTTCCCCGGTGATTACCACGCCGAAACCCAAATGACGATTCACCTGATCTCTGCTGACACGGAGATCATGCCGGATGCGCTGGCTGCACTTGCTGCCTCTGCCGCCCTGGCCGTATCCGATATACCTTTCAATGGCCCGATCTCTGAGGTGCGCGTAGCACGCATTGACGGCCAACTAGTAATTAACCCAAGCGTAAGCGACTTGCAGCGTGCCGACATCGACATGATGGTAGGCGCGTCTATCGACAGCGTAGTGATGGTAGAGGGGGAGATGAACGAGGTTTCTGAGGCAGAGATGCTGGAGGCCATTCAGTTCGCCCACGAAGCGATCAAGACCCACTGCCAGGCCCAACTGGAGCTTGCCGAGATGGTAGGCAAAACGGTGAAGCGCGAGTACGTGCACGAGACGCACGACGAGGACCTTCGCAAAAAAGTATGGGAAGCTACCTACGATAAGGCCTACGCCGTTGCCAGACGTGGCAGCGCCAACAAGCAGGAACGTTCAGAGGGCTTCAAAGCGGTGCGTGATGAGTTCATCGCTTCGCTTGGCGAGGAGCATGGCTACGACGAGAACCTGATCAAAGTATACTACCACGATGTGGAGAAAGAGGCGGTTCGTAACATGATCCTGGACGAGCGCGTGCGCCTGGACGGCCGTCAGCTGGATGAGATCCGCCCGATCTGGTCGGAGGTGAATTACCTGCCTGCTACCCACGGCTCAGCTGTCTTTACACGTGGTGAGACACAATCCCTGACCACAGTTACTCTGGGCACCAAGCTGGACGAGCAGATGATCGACAGCGCTATGGTATCAGGCACAAATAAATTCCTGCTGCACTACAACTTCCCGGCGTTTTCTACCGGTGAGGTAAGACCAAACAGAGGTCCGGGCCGCCGCGAGATCGGACATGGCAACCTAGCCCTGCGTGCCCTGAAGAAAGTGCTTCCGGCAGAGGCTGAGAACCCTTACACAATCCGTATCGTTTCCGATATCCTGGAGTCGAACGGATCTTCTTCTATGGCTACGGTTTGTGCCGGCAGTTTAGCCCTGATGGATGCCGGTGTGCCTGTTAAGGCTGCAGTTTCCGGTATTGCGATGGGACTGATCACCGACGCAAAGACTGGCAAATTCGCTGTATTGTCTGATATCCTGGGTGATGAAGACCATCTGGGTGATATGGACTTTAAAGTAGCCGGAACGAAAACTGGCATCACAGCCTGCCAGATGGACATTAAGATCCAGGGACTTTCTCATGAGGTGATGACACAGGCGCTGCAGCAGGCAAATGCCGGCCGTCTGCACATCCTGAACGAGATGTCGAAGACGCTTTCTTCACCAAACCCGGATTACAAGCCGCATACACCTCGTTCTTTCAACATGGTGATCGATAAAGAGTTTATCGGTGCCGTGATCGGACCAGGTGGAAAGGTTATCCAGCAGATCCAGAAAGACACGGGAGCCACTATCATCATTGAGGAGAAGAACGAGAAAGGCCATGTGAACATCTTCGCCACCGACCAGGATTCCATGAACTCTGCCATCGGGAAGATCCGTGCCATTACCGCGCAGCCTGAGATCGGCGAGGTATACATCGGTAAGGTGAAGTCTATCCAGCCTTACGGTGCCTTTGTCGAGTTCATGGCTGGTAAAGACGGCCTGCTGCACATCTCTGAGATCAAGCACGAGCGCCTGGAGGCCATGGAAGGCGTGCTGGAGATCGGCGAAGAAGTAAAGGTGAAGCTGATCGATGTTGATAAGAAAACAGGTAAGTTCAAGCTTTCCCGCAAGGCGCTTCTGCCGAAGCCGGGTGCTGCGGACAACCAATAA
- a CDS encoding sigma-70 family RNA polymerase sigma factor, which translates to MRQLKISKQITNRESQSLDKYLQEIGKVDLLTPDEEVSLAQRIKEGDQFALEKLTKANLRFVVSVAKQYQNQGLSLGDLINEGNLGLIKAAKRFDETRGFKFISYAVWWIRQSILQALAEQSRIVRLPLNRVGSLNKISKSFSELEQKFEREPSPEEIAEVLELTTAEVVDTLKISGRHVSVDAPFVQGEENRLLDVLENEDEESPDMGLMNDSLRKEVQRALSTLTKREADVITLYFGLNGEHSLTLEEIGEKFNLTRERVRQIKEKAIRRLRHT; encoded by the coding sequence ATGAGACAACTCAAGATAAGCAAACAGATAACGAACCGCGAGAGCCAGTCACTGGATAAATACCTTCAGGAGATCGGCAAAGTTGATTTGCTTACTCCGGACGAAGAGGTGTCGCTGGCGCAGCGAATTAAAGAGGGAGATCAGTTTGCACTTGAGAAATTAACAAAAGCCAACCTGCGCTTTGTGGTATCGGTGGCCAAGCAGTATCAGAACCAGGGCCTTTCATTAGGCGACCTGATTAACGAGGGTAACCTCGGTTTGATTAAAGCGGCCAAGCGATTTGACGAAACAAGAGGGTTTAAGTTTATTTCATATGCCGTTTGGTGGATCCGTCAGTCCATTCTGCAGGCACTGGCAGAGCAGTCGCGTATTGTGCGTTTGCCGCTGAACCGTGTCGGGTCACTCAACAAAATCTCTAAATCATTCTCAGAGCTTGAGCAGAAGTTCGAGCGGGAGCCATCGCCTGAAGAAATTGCCGAGGTATTGGAACTGACCACTGCCGAGGTGGTAGACACCCTAAAGATTTCCGGTCGCCACGTTTCTGTGGATGCGCCCTTCGTACAGGGGGAGGAGAACCGTTTGCTGGACGTGCTGGAGAACGAAGACGAGGAGTCTCCGGACATGGGCCTGATGAACGACTCGCTCCGCAAGGAAGTACAGCGCGCCCTTTCTACGCTTACCAAGCGGGAGGCCGATGTGATCACTTTATACTTCGGGCTGAACGGAGAGCACTCCCTGACGCTGGAGGAAATAGGAGAGAAGTTTAACCTGACGCGCGAGCGTGTGCGACAGATCAAGGAGAAAGCCATCCGTAGGCTTCGCCATACTTAG
- a CDS encoding LptF/LptG family permease: MKKLDKLILREFFGPFLLTFAVVEFILLTQYMLKYLDELVGKDLGAEVFGELLFYFSINMAPVALPLAVLLSSLMTFGSLGEHHELTAIKTSGIALTRILRPVLIVVGLITVGAFFFNNLVVPKANLKAYSLLWDIRQKKPAMNFKEGAFYNGIPGYSIKVNEKMNDGQTLRDVMIYDHTKGGTNTTIILADSGEMYMDYNDTYLVLELFRGNTYVDQSSSSYRNSNEQFVRQEFDKSKLMLSMASFNFDRTREELFSDNKMMKNISELSVVTDSLRRHSRREQQLYAPNVDPFYMYFKADTGQVKNGLRILDKKVARELPELTPEIRLMATNKARNIKSFTASYVERVRNTLREANNYEVEIWRKYTQSASIIIMFLIGAPLGAIIKKGGLGVPVVISIVFFISMYVMSILGEKWAREGMVSVGAGMWAANLILLPVGLFFLYQARNDSSLLELDFWRKLMARLRRNKL, from the coding sequence ATGAAGAAACTTGATAAGCTAATACTCCGGGAGTTTTTCGGCCCTTTTCTGTTAACCTTTGCTGTGGTGGAGTTTATCCTGCTCACCCAGTACATGCTAAAGTACCTCGACGAGCTGGTAGGCAAGGACCTGGGCGCGGAGGTGTTTGGCGAGCTCCTTTTCTACTTTAGCATCAACATGGCACCGGTGGCCCTGCCGCTGGCTGTGCTGCTGTCCTCGCTCATGACCTTTGGCTCCCTGGGCGAACACCACGAGCTAACAGCTATCAAAACATCCGGCATCGCCCTAACCCGTATTCTGCGCCCTGTACTCATCGTGGTGGGCCTGATCACGGTAGGGGCATTCTTTTTTAATAACCTTGTAGTGCCCAAGGCTAACCTGAAGGCCTACAGCCTGCTCTGGGACATCCGCCAGAAGAAACCGGCCATGAACTTTAAGGAGGGGGCGTTCTATAACGGGATACCGGGCTATAGCATCAAGGTGAATGAGAAGATGAACGACGGGCAGACGCTGCGCGACGTGATGATCTACGACCATACCAAAGGAGGCACCAACACCACCATTATACTTGCCGACTCGGGCGAGATGTACATGGACTACAACGACACGTACCTGGTGCTCGAGCTTTTCCGTGGCAACACCTATGTCGACCAGAGCTCCTCTTCGTACCGCAACTCCAATGAGCAATTCGTGCGGCAGGAGTTCGATAAAAGCAAGCTCATGCTGAGCATGGCCTCCTTTAACTTCGACCGTACCCGTGAGGAGCTCTTCTCGGACAACAAAATGATGAAGAACATCAGCGAGCTGAGCGTGGTGACCGACTCACTGCGCCGCCACAGCCGGCGGGAGCAGCAGCTCTACGCTCCTAACGTGGACCCTTTTTACATGTACTTCAAGGCAGATACGGGGCAGGTAAAGAATGGCCTGCGCATACTGGATAAGAAAGTGGCGCGCGAGCTGCCCGAGTTAACGCCCGAGATCCGGCTGATGGCCACCAACAAGGCCCGCAACATCAAGAGCTTTACGGCCAGCTACGTGGAGCGCGTGCGCAACACCCTGCGCGAGGCCAACAACTACGAGGTGGAGATCTGGCGCAAATACACGCAGTCGGCCTCTATCATCATCATGTTCCTGATCGGCGCCCCGCTGGGGGCCATCATCAAGAAGGGCGGCCTGGGTGTGCCTGTCGTGATTTCCATAGTCTTCTTCATCAGCATGTATGTGATGTCTATACTTGGCGAGAAGTGGGCGCGCGAGGGGATGGTGTCGGTGGGAGCGGGCATGTGGGCCGCTAACCTCATCCTTTTACCGGTCGGACTTTTCTTCCTCTACCAGGCCCGCAACGACTCCAGCCTGCTCGAGTTGGATTTCTGGCGCAAGCTCATGGCGCGCCTCCGCCGGAATAAACTGTAA